A single genomic interval of Arthrobacter sp. NicSoilB8 harbors:
- the efeB gene encoding iron uptake transporter deferrochelatase/peroxidase subunit has translation MSGCPFGGSPGHTPDGGSAAVPGTPAAATPGKRRLSRRGLLSLAGAGGAGAVAGLAAGFLDRDAVAAQVAPLAAPGDVVPFHGDRQAGIITPAQDRLHLAAFDVVTEDRAELIRLLRDWTAAAEAMTAGRGAGSTGAVDGPSDAPPEDTGETLDLGAGKLTLTIGFGPGLFEKDGKTRFGLDGRRPDALIDLPHFPGDDLQPGRTGGDLVVQACADDPQVAVHAIRNLARIGFGQTRVRWSQLGFGRTSSTSRSQTTPRNLFGFKDGTSNLKAEDTALLDEHVWAGPGTRPGEAWMAGGTYLVARRIRMHIEIWDRTSLREQEGLIGRTKGAGAPLSGGEEFTAPDFEIRGRTGDPLIPLDAHVRLAHSSRNDGVRMLRRGYNYADGSDGLGHLDAGLFFIAFVTDPRTHYVPMQLAMAKEDTLALEYLKHTGSGLFAVPPGTAAGGFIGEGLFA, from the coding sequence GTGAGCGGCTGCCCCTTCGGCGGCAGCCCCGGCCACACACCCGACGGCGGCTCCGCGGCTGTCCCCGGCACACCGGCGGCCGCCACCCCGGGGAAACGCCGGCTGTCCCGCCGTGGGCTGTTGTCCTTGGCAGGGGCGGGCGGCGCGGGCGCCGTCGCAGGCCTGGCAGCGGGCTTCCTGGACCGCGACGCCGTGGCGGCACAGGTTGCTCCGCTCGCGGCGCCCGGCGATGTCGTCCCTTTCCACGGTGACCGCCAGGCGGGAATCATCACACCGGCCCAGGACCGCCTTCACCTTGCAGCTTTTGACGTCGTCACCGAGGACCGGGCCGAACTCATCCGGCTCCTAAGGGACTGGACCGCTGCCGCCGAGGCCATGACGGCCGGGCGCGGCGCGGGCAGCACAGGCGCCGTCGACGGCCCCTCCGACGCCCCGCCCGAGGACACGGGAGAAACCCTGGATCTGGGGGCAGGGAAGCTCACCCTCACCATCGGGTTCGGACCGGGCCTGTTCGAGAAGGACGGCAAGACCCGCTTCGGTCTGGATGGACGCCGACCGGACGCCCTCATCGACCTGCCGCACTTCCCCGGCGATGATCTGCAGCCCGGGCGCACCGGCGGCGATCTCGTGGTCCAGGCCTGCGCCGACGACCCGCAGGTGGCAGTCCACGCCATCCGGAACCTGGCCCGCATCGGGTTCGGGCAGACGCGCGTCCGCTGGTCGCAGCTGGGCTTCGGCCGGACCTCCTCCACCTCGCGGTCCCAGACCACCCCGCGGAACCTCTTCGGTTTCAAGGACGGCACCAGCAACCTTAAAGCCGAGGACACCGCCCTGCTGGACGAGCACGTGTGGGCCGGCCCCGGAACCCGGCCGGGAGAGGCCTGGATGGCCGGCGGCACCTATCTCGTGGCGCGCCGGATCCGGATGCACATCGAAATCTGGGACCGGACGTCGCTGCGTGAGCAGGAGGGCCTGATCGGCCGCACCAAGGGCGCGGGAGCCCCGCTCTCAGGTGGCGAGGAATTCACTGCCCCCGATTTTGAGATCAGGGGGCGCACCGGGGACCCGCTGATTCCGCTGGATGCCCACGTCCGGCTCGCGCACTCCAGCCGGAACGACGGCGTCAGGATGCTCCGGCGCGGCTACAACTACGCCGACGGCTCGGACGGGCTGGGACATCTCGACGCCGGCCTGTTCTTCATCGCCTTCGTCACCGATCCCAGGACCCACTACGTGCCGATGCAGCTGGCCATGGCCAAGGAGGACACGCTGGCCCTGGAGTATCTCAAACACACCGGCTCGGGCCTCTTTGCGGTTCCCCCGGGAACCGCGGCAGGAGGCTTCATCGGCGAAGGGCTCTTCGCATGA
- a CDS encoding DUF1540 domain-containing protein, with protein MTTHVADCSVSNCSFNDHSACNAAAITVGGSEDHAACATFIDIGTHGGLPKVLADVGACQRSECAHNDHLMCRASEVHVGPGADNADCLTYAHR; from the coding sequence ATGACAACGCACGTCGCGGACTGCAGCGTATCGAACTGTTCCTTCAACGACCATTCGGCCTGCAACGCCGCCGCTATCACGGTCGGTGGGAGCGAAGACCACGCTGCCTGCGCCACGTTCATCGACATCGGCACCCACGGCGGCCTGCCCAAGGTCCTGGCCGACGTCGGGGCCTGCCAGCGCTCCGAATGCGCCCATAACGACCACCTCATGTGCCGGGCTTCCGAAGTCCATGTCGGTCCGGGCGCTGACAACGCCGACTGCCTCACCTACGCCCACCGATAA
- a CDS encoding GNAT family N-acetyltransferase → MAGFAILGPAAGDSDPESGQLHAINVHPDRWAQGVGSVLFAAAEQEFIGLGYARAFLWVAKNNERAISFYSNRGWLHDGATLEDTRFDPPVAENRHSRTFPHSTARAATL, encoded by the coding sequence GTGGCGGGATTCGCGATTCTCGGTCCAGCGGCCGGAGATTCGGATCCGGAAAGCGGCCAGCTCCACGCGATCAATGTGCACCCGGACCGGTGGGCGCAGGGTGTTGGCTCCGTCCTTTTTGCCGCCGCCGAACAAGAGTTCATCGGCCTCGGCTACGCCCGGGCGTTTCTCTGGGTGGCGAAGAACAACGAGCGGGCCATCAGTTTTTACAGCAACCGCGGCTGGCTCCACGACGGGGCGACCCTGGAGGACACCAGATTCGATCCTCCGGTGGCTGAGAACCGCCACAGCCGGACTTTCCCGCACTCAACGGCCAGAGCCGCGACGTTGTGA
- a CDS encoding carboxylesterase family protein has product MTVNLSFGPPCGPISGWRDGAVVRATGIPYAAAERFQPPAPAADWTEVLAATTLSPACPQAPVPFLDDVLGTRYGELPGSEDCQRLSITLPADLDDGERLPVMVWLHGGSYTSGSGDLAIFDPASLVAETRVIVVSVTYRLGLFGYLATSTGRPANLGLLDQIEAFRWVQRNIEAFGGDPGRVTAFGQSAGGDAVAHLMATPDAASLFQRAIIQSAPLGITRGREKMSAAMGAAAEAVSDATPAMDVVALEEDVAQAARKFGLMAAMPFGIQYGHAPLPKESDVDQAWNAAAPGIEILIGHTADEVRLFLPRSPHLSRVARIPVVGGAVLRAVTWAVTDMVYGKAARRFAKRHVRAGGRAHSYVLSWRAPGNLYGAAHTVDLPLLFGHQQTWEAAGLLAGATWDDINAHGRALRALWARFAYGESLGTRGEIPGSLRYRSV; this is encoded by the coding sequence ATGACTGTGAACCTTTCCTTCGGGCCGCCGTGTGGCCCGATCAGCGGATGGCGCGACGGCGCCGTCGTGCGTGCCACCGGCATTCCGTATGCCGCCGCGGAACGGTTCCAGCCGCCCGCGCCCGCAGCCGACTGGACCGAGGTGCTGGCGGCAACCACGCTGTCCCCGGCGTGCCCGCAGGCGCCGGTGCCCTTCCTGGACGACGTGCTGGGCACCCGGTACGGCGAACTGCCGGGCAGCGAGGATTGCCAGCGGCTGTCCATCACCTTGCCGGCCGATCTCGACGACGGCGAGCGGCTGCCCGTTATGGTGTGGCTGCACGGCGGGTCCTATACGTCCGGATCGGGGGACCTGGCGATCTTTGACCCGGCCTCGCTCGTTGCTGAGACCCGCGTGATCGTGGTCTCGGTGACGTACCGGCTGGGTCTCTTCGGGTATCTGGCCACGAGTACCGGCAGGCCCGCCAATCTGGGCCTGCTGGACCAGATCGAGGCGTTCCGCTGGGTGCAGCGCAATATCGAAGCATTCGGCGGTGACCCGGGCAGGGTCACCGCGTTCGGCCAATCGGCCGGTGGCGACGCCGTCGCCCACCTTATGGCGACGCCGGACGCGGCGTCCCTCTTCCAGCGGGCCATCATTCAAAGTGCGCCTTTGGGCATTACCCGCGGGCGGGAAAAGATGAGCGCCGCCATGGGGGCCGCCGCGGAGGCGGTCTCCGACGCGACGCCGGCAATGGACGTCGTCGCCCTTGAAGAAGACGTGGCCCAGGCGGCCCGGAAGTTCGGACTGATGGCTGCGATGCCCTTCGGGATCCAGTACGGGCATGCGCCCCTGCCCAAGGAGTCCGACGTCGACCAGGCCTGGAATGCTGCCGCCCCGGGGATCGAGATCCTGATCGGTCATACCGCGGACGAAGTCCGGCTGTTCCTGCCGCGGAGCCCCCACCTGAGCCGCGTGGCGAGGATTCCGGTGGTCGGCGGCGCCGTGCTCAGGGCAGTCACGTGGGCGGTCACGGACATGGTGTACGGCAAAGCGGCCAGACGATTTGCCAAGCGGCATGTTCGCGCGGGCGGACGGGCCCACAGCTATGTGCTGTCCTGGCGGGCCCCCGGCAACCTTTACGGCGCCGCGCACACCGTTGATCTGCCGCTGCTGTTCGGCCACCAACAGACGTGGGAGGCCGCGGGACTGCTCGCGGGCGCCACCTGGGACGACATCAATGCCCACGGCAGGGCGCTGCGGGCGCTGTGGGCGCGGTTCGCCTACGGGGAAAGCCTGGGAACCCGGGGAGAGATTCCCGGCTCACTCCGGTACCGCTCGGTCTGA
- a CDS encoding FadR/GntR family transcriptional regulator, with the protein MAKQAATHQISRVSRPRLYEQLVEQIMDFIESAELGPGDTLPAERELAERLGVSRATLAQALVALEVLGVIDVQHGTGAVLVYRPNVPSVIKGLREHRSRLPEIVEARSTLEVKLAELAAARRTEQDLNAIDQALAAMAEEVASGDRGARGDELFHQAVTAAAHSAVLAQLMTFIAGMVLETRLESLGQPGRPEQSLASHRKIADAIRDRDSQAAAAAMLEHIDLVSDVALLKNG; encoded by the coding sequence ATGGCTAAGCAGGCGGCAACGCATCAGATTTCCCGCGTTTCGCGGCCCCGGCTGTACGAGCAGCTCGTGGAGCAGATCATGGACTTCATTGAGTCCGCCGAGCTGGGGCCGGGTGACACGCTGCCGGCCGAGCGGGAGCTCGCCGAGCGGCTGGGGGTTTCGCGGGCAACGCTGGCGCAGGCCCTGGTGGCCCTGGAAGTGCTTGGCGTGATTGACGTCCAGCACGGAACGGGCGCGGTGCTGGTCTACCGGCCCAACGTTCCGTCCGTGATCAAGGGCCTCCGCGAGCACCGCAGCCGGCTGCCCGAAATCGTCGAGGCGCGGAGCACCCTAGAGGTCAAGCTTGCCGAGCTCGCCGCGGCCCGGCGCACCGAGCAGGACCTGAATGCCATCGATCAGGCCCTCGCCGCGATGGCGGAGGAAGTCGCCTCCGGAGACCGGGGCGCCCGCGGCGACGAGCTGTTCCACCAGGCGGTGACCGCCGCGGCACATTCGGCCGTCCTGGCCCAGCTGATGACGTTCATCGCCGGAATGGTCCTGGAAACGCGCCTCGAATCACTCGGTCAGCCCGGCCGGCCGGAACAGTCGCTCGCCTCCCACCGCAAGATCGCCGACGCGATCAGGGACCGGGATTCCCAGGCCGCCGCGGCCGCGATGCTGGAACACATTGACCTGGTCTCCGATGTGGCCCTCCTGAAAAACGGCTGA